A region from the Cannabis sativa cultivar Pink pepper isolate KNU-18-1 chromosome 9, ASM2916894v1, whole genome shotgun sequence genome encodes:
- the LOC133031313 gene encoding uncharacterized protein LOC133031313, protein MISAGIGDKACGKSMVHVEEDFIGENSGIDSLLILDSKRRRTFDGLGNYVDIGPDLNKLDEPSLDNLHKQHNGTNQKSDGDVAMDGQGEDSSKNLFGAGSGSFCVEAQGVGGGLVLYWKEKEEGVLLGFSNNHIDIRIDKVGYPSWRLTGFYGEPNRNRRERTWNLLRTIAGSSTLPWCVIGDVNNILNQEDKKGGQPYPGWLLEGFQKALTDCHLLDLDLTGYPFTWEKSRGTTLWVEIRLDRAMVTEAWTLLFQGAKLFNLETSTSDHSPLFLEPIFVEQTPTNYRFRFENAWLKEPMCFQIVEDCWQRVGVGGILNKLNVCADALSQWGKEITGNFKRRIRECNAEMKFLKKKRDDISVARYSEVRKQLFAIIDQREIFWKQRAKQFWLKEGDQNSKYFHKAASNRRRSNLISKLKNDQGVFVDWENGLSDVVVQYFMSLFSASNTDYREVIDCIDHVVPEMANLELSRPVLEEEVKTAVFQMHPDKSPGPDGMTPAFYQRCWHIVKQDVVGVVQRFFATGAFDEACSDANVVLIPKKKGPETMKDLRPIALCNVLYKIVTKVMTNRMKPFMDSIVADSQSAFIPGRLISDNIMVSFEVLHYLKRKRQGKTGCMALKLDMSKAYDRIEWNFLEAVLSKLGFVDTWVHLIMQCVSSANYKVIHGSHEMGPIVPTRGLRQGDPLSPYLFILCAEGLSALLRKYERQGWIHGCKVANGAPRVSHMLFADDSYLYCQASEVEAHRVRELLTKFERASGQEVNLSKSSIFFSTNTPTMVRNVISQRLQMNIATEDSFYLGLPSTMSRKKTVVLGYLKDKVRKRLQQWEGKFLSRAGKEVLVKTVAQALPSYAMSVFLLPKEISRSIESMMASYWWQTNKDSGKGIHWLSWDKLCKHKKGGGLGFRNLRDFNLAMLGKQGWRLLTRPDSLVTRVFKARYFPQGDFLSASLGSNPSFVWRSIWESQDLVRKGVRWCIGSGNNIPILQSPWLPDDVNPFVISDHPALSTATVSNILTPDGSRWDVEILDDLFVDRDKHLIMSIPLSDNNLEDHFVWSKETSGFYSVKSAYNLLQRLKGGWHESNDNNFWSKLWSLKLPPKIKNLMWRAAVGCLPTMIQLRTKHVEVSSLCPLCRVETETITHCLVTCNVIKLCWNRVGIGTTSDTSISFLDWCTLVFSKLNAEKKALVAAVCWAIWNARNELVWKGKTTRVDDIVGFAKHYLNQWNNAQNSVLGTSYSDDQIHDGAEHWSPPFANSIKVNVDAALFDDGRSFGSGMVARDDRGWLIEGRTILAMNMVEPILAEAISVKEALTWIKLKQWHHVTVESDCLGVVQALRSSICMISLFGQVIQSCKNLLADLSTVEVIFVKRSTNSVAHSFARASKLYPDRTFSMESVPTDLLPCLVTEFVG, encoded by the exons ATGATTTCGGCTGGGATTGGGGATAAGGCTTGTGGGAAGTCAATGGTACACGTGGAGGAGGATTTTATTGGAGAGAATAGTGGGATTGACTCTTTGTTGATCTTGGATTCTAAAAGGAGAAGGACTTTTGATGGGCTGGGCAATTATGTTGATATTGGGCCGGACCTTAATAAATTGGATGAACCTAGTTTAGACAATTTACATAAACAACATAATGGTACTAATCAAAAGAGTGATGGTGATGTGGCTATGGACGGTCAAGGGGAGGATAGCTCAAAAAACTTGTTTGGGGCGGGTTCTG GCTCTTTTTGTGTTGAGGCCCAAGGTGTGGGAGGAGGTTTAGTGTTGTattggaaagaaaaagaagaaggtgTCTTATTGGGCTTTTCTAATAATCACATTGATATTAGGATTGACAAAGTGGGCTACCCAAGCTGGAGACTCACTGGTTTCTATGGTGAGCCTAATAGAAATCGTAGAGAAAGGACATGGAATCTTCTTCGCACCATAGCCGGTTCTTCAACTCTTCCTTGGTGCGTGATTGGGGATGTCAACAATATTCTCAACCAAGAGGACAAGAAAGGTGGACAACCTTACCCTGGATGGCTTCTAGAAGGTTTTCAAAAAGCTCTCACCGATTGTCATTTACTTGATCTTGATCTCACGGGGTACCCTTTCACCTGGGAAAAGAGCAGAGGCACTACCCTTTGGGTTGAAATTCGTCTGGACAGAGCAATGGTCACCGAAGCATGGACTCTCCTATTTCAAGGTGCTAAACTTTTTAACCTTGAAACTTCTACTTCTGATCACTCTCCTTTATTTCTTGAGCCTATTTTTGTTGAGCAAACTCCCACGAACTATCGCTTTCGTTTTGAAAATGCTTGGTTGAAAGAGCCCATGTGTTTTCAAATCGTGGAGGATTGTTGGCAACGGGTCGGTGTGGGGGGAATTTTGAATAAGTTGAATGTGTGTGCTGATGCGTTATCTCAATGGGGTAAAGAGATAACAGGGAATTTCAAACGGAGAATAAGAGAGTGTAATGCCGAAATGAAGtttttaaagaagaaaagagatgacATCTCTGTGGCTCGATATAGTGAGGTTCGAAAACAGCTGTTTGCTATAATCGATCAACGGGAAATTTTCTGGAAGCAACGTGCTAAACAATTCTGGTTAAAGGAGGGTGACCAAAATAGCAAATATTTCCACAAGGCTGCAAGTAATAGGCGACGGAGTAATCTTATTTCGAAGCTTAAGAATGACCAGGGGGTTTTTGTGGATTGGGAGAATGGGTTATCTGATGTTGTGGTACAGTATTTTATGTCCTTATTCTCAGCTTCTAATACTGATTATAGGGAAGTAATAGACTGTATTGATCATGTTGTTCCTGAGATGGCTAATCTGGAGCTTTCAAGACCTGTCTTGGAGGAAGAAGTGAAGACGGCGGTGTTTCAAATGCATCCTGACAAGAGTCCAGGACCAGACGGTATGACCCCGGCGTTCTATCAACGATGTTGGCATATAGTGAAACAAGATGTTGTGGGGGTTGTTCAGAGGTTTTTTGCTACGGGGGCCTTTGATGAAGCTTGTAGTGACGCAAATGTAGTCCTAATCCCCAAGAAGAAGGGCCCGGAGACAATGAAAGATTTGAGACCTATAGCTCTTTGTAATGTCCTTTACAAGATTGTGACGAAGGTAATGACCAACCGTATGAAGCCTTTCATGGACTCTATAGTCGCGGATTCTCAGAGTGCTTTTATTCCAGGACGACTCATTTCTGACAACATTATGGTTTCTTTTGAAGTTCTTCACTATCTTAAACGTAAGCGCCAAGGGAAGACTGGGTGTATGGCTTTGAAATTGGATATGAGCAAGGCGTATGACCGTATTGAGTGGAATTTCTTAGAAGCGGTACTTTCGAAATTGGGTTTTGTGGATACTTGGGTACATCTCATCATGCAATGTGTGTCATCGGCCAACTACAAGGTTATCCATGGGTCCCATGAGATGGGTCCTATTGTTCCAACTAGGGGCCTTCGTCAAGGGGATCCTTTGTCTCCTTACTTATTCATTCTTTGTGCAGAAGGTCTCTCTGCTTTATTGAGAAAGTACGAAAGACAAGGTTGGATCCATGGGTGCAAGGTGGCTAATGGGGCACCTCGAGTTTCTCACATGCTTTTCGCGGATGATAGCTACCTGTATTGTCAAGCATCAGAAGTTGAAGCTCATCGGGTTCGAGAACTGCTGACCAAATTTGAAAGGGCATCAGGTCAAGAGGTGAATTTATCAAAGTCATCCATCTTCTTCAGCACTAATACTCCTACCATGGTCAGAAATGTTATTAGCCAGAGACTACAAATGAATATTGCAACTGAGGATAGTTTCTATTTGGGGCTCCCAAGCACCATGTCCCGCAAAAAAACCGTTGTCCTTGGCTACCTCAAAGATAAAGTCAGGAAAAGGTTACAACAATGGGAAGGCAAGTTCCTCTCAAGGGCTGGGAAGGAAGTTTTGGTGAAAACTGTGGCCCAGGCACTACCAAGTTATGCGATGAGTGTTTTTCTCCTCCCCAAAGAAATCAGTCGAAGTATTGAAAGTATGATGGCGAGTTATTGGTGGCAGACTAACAAGGATAGTGGAAAAGGAATTCATTGGTTGTCATGGGATAAACTTTGCAAGCATAAGAAAGGGGGAGGATTGGGATTTCGAAATCTGCGGGATTTTAACTTGGCTATGTTGGGAAAACAAGGGTGGAGGCTACTTACAAGACCAGATTCTTTGGTAACTCGTGTTTTTAAAGCCAGATATTTTCCACAGGGGGACTTTCTATCAGCCTCGTTAGGCTCAAACCCGAGTTTTGTTTGGAGGAGTATATGGGAATCCCAAGATTTAGTAAGAAAAGGAGTTCGTTGGTGTATTGGATCAGGTAATAATATCCCAATTCTCCAATCTCCTTGGTTGCCAGATGATGTCAATCCCTTTGTCATTTCGGATCACCCTGCTCTTTCAACTGCTACGGTAAGCAACATCCTAACCCCGGATGGCTCCCGGTGGGATGTGGAGATTCTTGATGATCTCTTTGTTGATAGGGATAAACATTTGATCATGTCCATTCCTTTGAGTGACAACAACTTGGAAGATCATTTTGTTTGGTCTAAAGAGACCTCGGGCTTTTATTCGGTTAAAAGTGCTTATAATTTACTTCAAAGGCTTAAAGGTGGATGGCACGAGTCGAATGATAACAACTTTTGGAGTAAACTTTGGAGCCTAAAGCTACCACCCAAGATCAAAAACCTGATGTGGCGTGCGGCGGTGGGTTGCCTTCCGACAATGATACAACTTCGAACTAAACATGTGGAGGTAAGCTCTCTCTGTCCTCTCTGCCGGGTGGAAACTGAAACCATTACTCATTGTTTGGTCACTTGCAATGTGATCAAATTATGCTGGAATAGGGTGGGCATCGGCACTACTAGCGACACAAGTATTTCCTTTCTTGACTGGTGCACCTTGGTTTTCAGCAAGCTGAATGCTGAAAAAAAGGCTCTCGTGGCTGCTGTGTGTTGGGCCATTTGGAATGCGCGCAATGAGTTGGTTTGGAAGGGAAAGACGACTcgtgttgatgatatagttgggTTTGCTAAACACTACCTTAATCAATGGAATAATGCTCAAAACTCTGTCCTTGGCACATCATACTCTGATGATCAGATTCATGATGGTGCAGAGCATTGGTCCCCTCCTTTTGCTAATAGTATTAAGGTTAATGTAGACGCAGCTTTATTTGATGATGGGCGGTCTTTTGGGTCGGGTATGGTAGCGCGTGATGACCGAGGTTGGTTAATTGAGGGCCGAACCATCTTGGCAATGAACATGGTGGAACCAATCCTTGCAGAAGCTATCTCTGTCAAGGAAGCTCTCACTTGGATCAAATTGAAGCAATGGCATCATGTGACTGTGGAGAGTGATTGTCTTGGGGTTGTGCAAGCATTACGGAGTTCTATTTGTATGATTTCTTTGTTTGGTCAAGTCATTCAAAGTTGTAAAAATTTGCTTGCAGATTTGAGTACCGTTGAGGTtatttttgttaaacgatctacTAATTCAGTGGCTCATAGCTTTGCTAGAGCCTCTAAGTTGTATCCTGATCGTACCTTCAGTATGGAGTCTGTTCCTACTGATTTGTTACCTTGTTTGGTGACGGAGTTTGTTGGTTAA